A single Triticum dicoccoides isolate Atlit2015 ecotype Zavitan chromosome 2A, WEW_v2.0, whole genome shotgun sequence DNA region contains:
- the LOC119351947 gene encoding transcription factor MYB53-like, translating into MGRSPCCCRDAGVKKGPWTEEEDKALVEHIQKRGGNVGSWRSLPKAAGLNRCGKSCRLRWTNYLRPDIKRGNFTDDEERLIITLHASLGNKWSTIATHLEGRTDNEIKNYWNTHIRKKLMRMGVDPLTHQQLPPDQSNHHLNATSIAHLNVTHQQMPPDRNGAAAALLPGALLWAVAAASLGGLDTGALMQAQLLQQLLQAIGSNNSTTGLIANLAAANTVLNSSSSIVRNHMNYLQPGYLCNTSNFAEQHVVQQQLTNDTSPGTSFFAAAEPADQLCNTAASYDVASAGDWSPAQEFGGLLEPMMELPGLCSLEGGCFWKDILEDSYRL; encoded by the exons ATGGGGAGGTCGCCGTGCTGCTGCCGCGACGCCGGCGTGAAGAAAGGGCCGTGGACGGAGGAGGAGGACAAGGCGCTGGTGGAGCACATCCAGAAGCGCGGCGGGAACGTCGGCAGCTGGCGCAGCCTGCCCAAGGCTGCCGGGCTGAACCGCTGCGGCAAGAGCTGCCGCCTCCGGTGGACCAACTACCTCCGCCCCGACATCAAGCGCGGCAATTTCACCGACGACGAAGAGCGCCTGATCATCACCCTCCATGCCAGCCTCGGGAACAA GTGGTCGACGATCGCGACGCACCTCGAGGGCCGGACGGACAACGAGATCAAGAACTACTGGAACACGCACATCCGCAAGAAGCTCATGCGCATGGGCGTCGACCCATTGACGCACCAGCAGCTGCCACCCGACCAGAGCAACCACCACCTCAACGCCACCTCCATCGCCCACCTCAACGTCACCCACCAGCAGATGCCGCCCGACCGAAACGGCGCCGCTGCCGCGCTCCTCCCCGGGGCGCTCCTCTGGGCGGTGGCAGCCGCGAGCCTCGGCGGCCTAGACACCGGCGCCCTCATGCAGGCGCAGCTTCTGCAGCAGCTGCTCCAAGCCATCGGCTCTAACAACAGCACCACCGGCCTCATAGCTAACCTGGCTGCAGCAAACACAGTGCTCAACTCAAGCAGCAGTATCGTTCGGAACCACATGAACTACCTGCAGCCGGGTTATCTCTGCAACACCTCCAATTTTGCAGAGCAGCACGTGGTGCAGCAGCAGCTGACCAACGATACGTCTCCAGGGACGAGCTTCTTTGCAGCAGCTGAACCGGCTGATCAGCTCTGCAACACTGCCGCTTCATATGATGTTGCATCCGCGGGTGACTGGTCACCGGCGCAAGAGTTTGGCGGCTTGctggagcccatgatggagctgcccgGGTTGTGCTCTCTCGAGGGTGGCTGTTTCTGGAAGGACATATTGGAAGACAGCTACCGTTTATAG
- the LOC119351948 gene encoding transcription factor MYB41-like has product MGRSPCCCHDVGVKKGPWTEEEDKTLVEHIQKRGGHVGSWRGMPKAAGLNRCSKSCRLRWTNYLRPDIKRGNFSDDEERLIITLHAGHGNKWATIATHLEGRTDNEIKNHWNTHIRKKLLRMGVDPVTHQQLPPDHQLDGSSAALLPEALLWAAAAATLGGLDIGALRQAQLLQHLLQAGSNNDATNLVANLMAASNVGLNSSNSIVPNILLQDKFNMLPGTNYLQPGYLCNTSNFAEQDVVQQQLINAMSPGTSSFAAAEPADQLCNTAAFTARDIAPGIDMLPVQEFAGLMEPMEQLPNLCSLESDSFWKELLEDGYRL; this is encoded by the exons ATGGGGAGGTCGCCGTGCTGCTGCCACGACGTGGGCGTCAAGAAGGGGCCGTGGACGGAGGAGGAGGACAAGACGCTGGTGGAGCACATCCAGAAGCGCGGCGGGCACGTCGGCAGCTGGCGCGGCATGCCCAAGGCCGCCGGCCTCAACCGCTGCAGCAAGAGCTGCCGCCTCCGGTGGACCAACTACCTCCGCCCCGACATCAAGCGCGGCAACTTCTCCGACGACGAGGAGCGCCTCATTATCACCCTCCACGCCGGTCACGGCAACAA GTGGGCGACGATCGCGACGCACCTGGAGGGCCGGACGGACAACGAGATCAAGAACCACTGGAACACGCACATCCGCAAGAAGCTCCTACGCATGGGCGTCGACCCCGTCACCCACCAGCAGCTGCCACCCGACCACCAGCTCGACGGCTCCTCCGCCGCTCTCCTCCCCGAGGCGCTCCTCTGGGCAGCGGCGGCAGCGACCCTCGGCGGCCTGGACATCGGCGCTCTCAGGCAAGCGCAGCTTCTGCAGCACCTCCTCCAGGCCGGCTCCAACAACGACGCAACTAACCTCGTAGCCAACTTGATGGCTGCATCAAATGTTGGGCTGAACTCAAGCAACAGCATAGTTCCAAACATCCTGCTCCAGGACAAGTTTAACATGCTGCCTGGTACGAACTAtctacagccgggctacctctGCAACACCTCCAATTTTGCAGAGCAAGACGTGGTGCAGCAGCAGCTGATCAATGCTATGTCTCCGGGAACGAGTTCCTTTGCAGCAGCTGAACCAGCTGATCAGCTCTGCAACACTGCTGCATTCACAGCGCGTGATATTGCACCGGGGATTGACATGCTGCCGGTGCAGGAGTTCGCCGGCTTGATGGAGCCCATGGAACAACTACCCAATCTATGCTCCCTAGAGAGCGATTCTTTCTGGAAGGAACTACTTGAGGACGGCTATCGTCTATAG